One genomic window of Eptesicus fuscus isolate TK198812 chromosome 6, DD_ASM_mEF_20220401, whole genome shotgun sequence includes the following:
- the NEFM gene encoding neurofilament medium polypeptide, with protein MSYTLDSLGNPSAYRRVTETRSGFSRLSGSPSSGFRSQSWSRSSPSTVSSSYKRSALGPRLTYSSAMLSSAESSLDFSQSSSLLNGVSATGGDYKLSRSNEKEQLQGLNDRFAGYIEKVHYLEQQNKEIEAEIQALRQKQASHAQLGDAYDQEIRELRATLEMVNHEKAQVQLDSDHLEEDIHRLKERFEEEARLRDDTEAAIRALRKDIEEASLVKVELDKKVQSLQDEVAFLRSNHEEEVADLLAQIQASHITVERKDYLKTDISSALKEIRSQLECHSDQNMHQAEEWFKCRYAKLTEAAEQNKEAIRSAKEEIAEYRRQLQSKSIELESVRGTKESLERQLSDIEERHNHDLSSYQDTIQQLENELRGTKWEMARHLREYQDLLNVKMALDIEIAAYRKLLEGEETRFSTFSGSITGPLYTHRQPSITISSKIQKTKVEAPKLKVQHKFVEEIIEETKVEDEKSEMEEALTAIAEEIAVSMKEKEEEEVEEKEEQQEADEVVATKKSPVKATAPELKGEEEGDKEEEEEEEEDEGAKSDQAEEGGSEKEGSSEKEEDEQEEEGETEAEGEGEEVETKEEKKTKEKKEEVVTKVELVAEAKVEKQEKAKSPMPKSPVEEVKPKALAGAGKDEQKGEEGKVEEGKKEAAKESPKEEKVEKKEEKVEKKEEKIEKKEEKIEKKEEKLKDVVEKKKAASPVKEEAMQEVVTITKSVKVSVEKGAKEEEKPGQQKKVEVEGGSKEEGSDQGSKESTKEDIAINGEVEGKEEEEQETKEKGSGGEEEKGVVTNGLDLSPADEKKGGDKSEEKVMVTKTIEKITSEGGDGATKYITKSVTVTQKVEEHEETFEEKLVSTKKVEKVTSHAIVKEVSQGD; from the exons ATGAGCTACACTTTGGACTCGCTGGGCAACCCGTCCGCCTACCGGCGGGTAACCGAGACCCGCTCCGGCttcagccgcctcagcggctccCCGTCCAGCGGCTTCCGCTCGCAGTCATGGTCCCGGAGCTCGCCCAGCACCGTGTCCTCCTCCTACAAGCGCAGCGCGCTGGGGCCGCGCCTCACCTACAGCTCTGCCATGCTCAGCTCCGCCGAGAGCAGCCTCGACTTCAGCCAATCCTCGTCCCTGCTCAACGGCGTCTCCGCGACGGGCGGCGACTACAAGCTGTCCCGCTCCAACGAGAAGGAGCAGCTGCAGGGGCTGAACGACCGCTTCGCGGGCTACATCGAGAAGGTGCACTACCTGGAGCAGCAGAACAAGGAAATCGAGGCGGAGATCCAGGCGCTGCGGCAGAAGCAGGCTTCGCACGCCCAGCTGGGCGACGCCTACGACCAGGAGATCCGTGAGCTGCGGGCCACACTCGAGATGGTGAATCACGAGAAGGCTCAGGTGCAGCTGGACTCGGACCACCTGGAGGAAGACATCCACCGGCTCAAGGAGCGCTTCGAGGAGGAAGCGCGGCTGCGCGACGACACCGAGGCGGCCATCCGAGCGCTGCGCAAAGACATCGAGGAGGCGTCGCTGGTGAAGGTGGAGCTGGACAAGAAGGTGCAGTCGCTGCAGGACGAGGTGGCCTTCCTGCGGAGCAATCACGAGGAAGAAGTGGCCGACCTGCTGGCCCAGATCCAGGCGTCACACATCACCGTGGAGCGCAAAGACTACCTGAAGACAGACATCTCGTCGGCGCTGAAGGAAATCCGCTCCCAGCTCGAGTGCCACTCCGATCAGAACATGCACCAGGCGGAAGAGTGGTTTAAGTGTCGCTACGCCAAGCTCACCGAGGCGGCCGAGCAGAACAAGGAGGCCATCCGCTCCGCCAAGGAAGAGATTGCCGAATACCGGCGCCAGCTGCAGTCCAAGAGCATCGAGCTCGAGTCGGTGCGTGGCACCAAGGAGTCCCTGGAGCGGCAGCTCAGCGACATCGAGGAGCGCCACAACCACGACCTCAGCAGCTACCAG GACACCATCCAGCAGTTGGAAAACGAGCTTCGGGGCACAAAGTGGGAAATGGCCCGTCATTTGCGAGAATACCAGGATCTCCTCAACGTCAAGATGGCTCTGGATATTGAGATCGCTGCGTACAG AAAACTGCTGGAAGGTGAAGAGACCAGATTTAGCACATTTTCAGGAAGCATCACTGGACCACTGTATACACACCGACAGCCCTCCATCACAATATCCAGTAAGATTCAGAAAACTAAGGTGGAGGCTCCCAAGCTAAAGGTCCAACACAAATTTGTCGAGGAGATCATCGAAGAAACCAAAGTGGAAGATGAGAAGTCAGAAATGGAAGAGGCCCTGACCGCCATTGCAGAGGAAATAGCAGTTTCcatgaaagagaaggaggaagaagaggtggaggaaaaggaagagcaaCAAGAAGCTGACGAAGTGGTAGCAACCAAAAAGTCTCCAGTGAAAGCTACCGCACCTGAACttaaaggagaggaggaaggagacaaggaggaggaggaggaggaggaggaagatgagggtgCTAAGTCAGACCAAGCTGAAGAAGGGGGGTCCGAGAAGGAAGGTTCTAGTGAAAAAGAAGAAGATGagcaggaagaagaaggagagacagaggcagaagGTGAAGGAGAGGAAGTTGAAacgaaggaagaaaagaaaaccaaagaaaagaaggaagaagtagTCACCAAGGTGGAGCTGGTGGCAGAAGCCAAGGTGGAAAAGCAGGAGAAGGCCAAGTCCCCCATGCCAAAATCGCCAGTGGAGGAGGTGAAGCCAAAAGCATTAGCTGGAGCTGGGAAAGATGAGCAGaaaggggaagaagggaaagtagaggaaggaaagaaagaagcagcAAAGGAATCTCCTAAGGAGGAGAAggtagagaaaaaggaggagaaggtagagaaaaaggaggagaagatagagaaaaaggaggagaagatagagaaaaaggaggagaagcTGAAAGATGTGGTAGAGAAGAAGAAAGCTGCTTCCCCGGTGAAGGAAGAAGCCATGCAGGAGGTGGTGACCATCACCAAATCAGTAAAGGTGAGCGTGGAGAAAGGTGCCAAAGAGGAGGAGAAACCTGGGCAGCAGAAGAAAGTAGAAGTGGAAGGAGGGAGCAAGGAGGAAGGCAGTGATCAAGGCTCAAAGGAATCCACAAAGGAAGACATAGCCATCAATGGGgaggtggaaggaaaggaggaggaagagcaggaaacGAAAGAGAAAGGTagtgggggagaagaggagaaaggtgTTGTCACCAATGGCCTAGACTTAAGTCCAGCAGATGAAAAGAAGGGGGGTGATAAAAGTGAGGAAAAAGTGATGGTGACCAAAACGATAGAAAAAATCACCAGTGAAGGGGGAGATGGTGCTACCAAGTATATCACTAAATCTGTCACTGTCACTCAAAAGGTAGAAGAGCATGAGGAGACCTTTGAGGAGAAATTAGTGTCTACTAAAAAGGTAGAGAAGGTCACTTCACACGCCATAGTAAAGGAAGTCTCCCAGGGTGACTAA